The window ATGCGGCTTCGGGCGGAGCTCGAGGCCCTCCAGGCCCGCTTTGAACAGGAGGTGGAGAGGCTTAAAGCGGAGATCGGCGACCGCTTCCAGGAGCTGGAGCGCAAGGCCCTCCCGCCCCCCGGGGAGACGGCCAAGCCCTCCCCCAAGGACCGTCCCGTGTACGTGATCAGCGTGGCGGCGGAGCTTTTGGAGATGCACCCGCAGACCCTGCGGCTGTACGAGCGGAAGGGGCTCATCAAGCCGAAGCGGTCTTCGGGGAAGACGCGGCTCTATTCGGAGCGGGACATTGAGAAGCTCAGGGAGATCCGCCGTCTGACGCAGGAGCTTGGGGTGAACCTGGCGGGGGTGGAGGAGATCATGCGGCTTCGGGCGGAGCTCGAGGCCCTCCAGGCCCGCTTTGAGGCCGAGGTGGCCCGGCTCAAGCTCCTCCTCCTGGAGGAGGGCAAGACCCCCGCCCAAGAGGGTAGCATGGGGGCGTGAACGCCTTAGACCCCCTGTTGGAGTTCCTGTCCATCCCCTCGGTCTCCACGGACCCCGCCCACAAGGAGGACGTGCGGAAGGCGGCCCTTTGGCTTGGGGAGCGCCTTAGGGCCCTGGGCTTCCGGGTGGAGCTCCACGAAACCCCCCTCCACCCCATCCTTTACGCCGAGCGGATCGTGGCCGAGGACGCCCCCACGGTGCTGGTCTACGGCCACTACGACGTCCAGCCCCCAGACCCCCTAGAGCTTTGGGAAACCCCCCCCTTCACCCCCACGGTGCGGGAGGGGCGGCTTTACGCCCGGGGGGCTTCGGACGATAAGGGCCAGCTCTGGGCCCACGTGGCCGCCCTGGAGGGCTTCGCCCCCCGGGTGAACGTGAAGTTTCTGGTGGAGGGGGAGGAGGAGATCGGAAGCCCCCACCTCCTCCCCTTTGTCCAGGCCCACCGGGAACGGCTTCGGGCGGACGCGGTCCTCATCTCCGACGGGGCCATGTTCGCCCCCGGGGTGCCCACCCTGACCTACGGCCTAAGGGGGCTTTGCTACCTGGAAGTCCGCCTCAAAGGGGCCCGGCGGGACCTCCACTCCGGGGCCTTCGGCGGGGTGGCCCCGAACCCCATCCAGGCCCTGGGCTGGCTCCTGGCCCGCCTCAAGGACGAGAGGACGGGCCGCGTCCTCATCCCCGGCTTTTACGAAAGGGTCCGCCCCGTCTCCGAGGAGGAGAAGGCCCTCTGGCCCCACCTGGACGAGGAGGCCCTGAAGGCGGAGCTGGGGGTGGAGGTCCTCCCTGGGGAGGAAGGGTATAGCCCCCTGGAGCGCCTTTGGACCCGGCCCACCCTGGACCCCAACGGGGTTTGGGGGGGCTACCAGGGGGAGGGCTCCAAGACGGTGATCCCTTCGGAGGCGGGCATGAAGCTTTCCATGCGCCTGGTGCCCGACCAGGACCCGGAGGAGATCGCCGAGCTCGCGGAGGCCTACCTGAAGGAGGTCTGCCCCAGGGGCCACCGGTTGGAGGTGCGGAGGCTCCACGGGGGAAAGCCCGTCCTCACCGACCCCCAAAGCCCCCCCATGCGCCTCATGGCCCGGGCCCTGGAGGAGGTCTGGGGCCGGCCGGTCGTGTACACCCGGGAGGGGGGGACCATCCCCGTGGTGGCGGAGCTTAAGGAGGCCCTAAAAGCCCCCATCGTTCTTCTCGGCCTCGGCCTTCCCGACGACAACCTCCACGCCCCGAACGAAAAGATCGACCTCGTCAACCTGGAAAAGGGCCTCCTGGCCCTCCGCCGCTTCTACGAGCTTTTGGCCGAAGGCGGATAGGGCTGCTTGGGGCCCCCGCCGAAGCGCAGGCTTCGGCGGGGCCTTTAGCCGCGCTTGAAGATGAGGGCCTCCCCCACCCTCCCCGAAAGGAGGGGCACCTGGGCGCTTTTGGCCACCTGGGCGCAGA of the Thermus oshimai DSM 12092 genome contains:
- the hspR gene encoding heat shock protein transcriptional repressor HspR, fused homodimer type codes for the protein MDKDRPVYVISVAAELLEMHPQTLRLYERKGLIKPKRSSGKTRLYSERDIEKLREIRRLTQELGVNLAGVEEIMRLRAELEALQARFEQEVERLKAEIGDRFQELERKALPPPGETAKPSPKDRPVYVISVAAELLEMHPQTLRLYERKGLIKPKRSSGKTRLYSERDIEKLREIRRLTQELGVNLAGVEEIMRLRAELEALQARFEAEVARLKLLLLEEGKTPAQEGSMGA
- a CDS encoding dipeptidase, producing the protein MNALDPLLEFLSIPSVSTDPAHKEDVRKAALWLGERLRALGFRVELHETPLHPILYAERIVAEDAPTVLVYGHYDVQPPDPLELWETPPFTPTVREGRLYARGASDDKGQLWAHVAALEGFAPRVNVKFLVEGEEEIGSPHLLPFVQAHRERLRADAVLISDGAMFAPGVPTLTYGLRGLCYLEVRLKGARRDLHSGAFGGVAPNPIQALGWLLARLKDERTGRVLIPGFYERVRPVSEEEKALWPHLDEEALKAELGVEVLPGEEGYSPLERLWTRPTLDPNGVWGGYQGEGSKTVIPSEAGMKLSMRLVPDQDPEEIAELAEAYLKEVCPRGHRLEVRRLHGGKPVLTDPQSPPMRLMARALEEVWGRPVVYTREGGTIPVVAELKEALKAPIVLLGLGLPDDNLHAPNEKIDLVNLEKGLLALRRFYELLAEGG